From Peromyscus maniculatus bairdii isolate BWxNUB_F1_BW_parent chromosome 8, HU_Pman_BW_mat_3.1, whole genome shotgun sequence, a single genomic window includes:
- the Gjd3 gene encoding gap junction delta-3 protein — MGEWAFLGSLLDAVQLQSPLVGRLWLVIMLIFRILVLATVGGAVFEDEQEEFVCNTLQPGCRQTCYDRAFPVSHYRFWLFHILLLSAPPVLFVIYSMHQASKEAGGAQPAPPCTRGRPEAPCAPCSLRARRARRCYLLSVALRLLAELAFLGGQALLYGFRVAPHYACAGPPCPHTVDCFVSRPTEKTVFVVFYFAVGLLSALLSVAELGHLLWKGRQRAKLLPPPPPPAPPSQRADPDPFGPPAYAHRAPAGDSEGEGGSGHSKASLATVRQDLAI, encoded by the coding sequence GCTGCAGTCGCCGCTCGTGGGTCGCCTCTGGCTGGTGATCATGCTGATCTTCCGCATCCTGGTGCTGGCCACGGTGGGAGGTGCCGTGTTCGAGGACGAGCAGGAGGAGTTCGTGTGTAACACGCTGCAGCCGGGCTGCCGCCAGACCTGCTACGACCGCGCCTTCCCGGTGTCCCACTACCGCTTCTGGCTCTTCCACATCTTGCTGTTGTCGGCGCCGCCGGTGCTGTTCGTCATCTACTCCATGCACCAGGCCAGCAAGGAGGCGGGCGGTGCGCAGCCGGCCCCGCCGTGCACGCGCGGGCGCCCCGAGGCCCCGTGCGCCCCGTGCTCCCTGCGCGCCCGCCGCGCGCGCCGCTGCTACCTGCTGAGCGTGGCTCTGCGCCTGCTCGCCGAGCTGGCCTTCCTGGGGGGCCAGGCGCTGCTCTACGGCTTCCGCGTGGCCCCGCACTACGCGTGCGCCGGCCCGCCTTGCCCGCACACCGTCGACTGCTTCGTGAGCCGGCCCACCGAGAAGACGGTCTTCGTGGTCTTCTACTTCGCCGTCGGGCTGCTCTCGGCGCTGCTCAGCGTGGCCGAGCTGGGCCACCTGCTCTGGAAGGGTCGCCAGCGCGCCAAGCTGctcccgcccccgccgccgcccgctCCGCCCTCGCAGCGAGCCGACCCCGACCCCTTCGGGCCGCCCGCTTACGCTCACCGCGCGCCGGCCGGCGACAGCGAGGGCGAGGGCGGCAGCGGTCACAGCAAGGCGTCGCTGGCCACCGTGCGTCAGGACCTGGCCATCTAG